One Coregonus clupeaformis isolate EN_2021a unplaced genomic scaffold, ASM2061545v1 scaf2900, whole genome shotgun sequence genomic window carries:
- the LOC121558502 gene encoding histone H2A, whose translation MSGRGKTGGKARAKAKTRSSRAGLQFPVGRVHRLLRKGNYAERVGAGAPVYLAAVLEYLTAEILELAGNAARDNKKTRIIPRHLQLAVRNDEELNKLLGGVTIAQGGVLPNIQAVLLPKKTEKAVKAK comes from the coding sequence ATGAGCGGAAGAGGCAAAACCGGAGGCAAGGCCAGGGCGAAGGCAAAGACCCGTTCATCCCGTGCTGGCCTCCAGTTCCCCGTGGGCCGTGTGCACAGGCTGCTGCGCAAAGGCAACTACGCCGAGCGTGTGGGCGCTGGCGCACCAGTCTACCTGGCCGCCGTACTCGAGTACCtgactgctgagatcctggagttggcCGGCAACGCTGCCCGTGACAACAAGAAGACTCGTATCATCCCCCGTCACCTACAACTGGCCGTCCGTAACGACGAGGAGCTGAACAAACTGCTCGGCGGTGTGACCATCGCTCAGGGTGGTGTGCTGCCCAACATCCAGGCAGTCCTACTCCCCAAGAAGACCGAGAAGGCAGTCAAAGCCAAGTAA